Proteins from one Planctomyces sp. SH-PL62 genomic window:
- a CDS encoding efflux RND transporter periplasmic adaptor subunit, translating into MSVHGPSRPSDPGAPEPAVTPAPVPAGGTPPTRWQRFRMVVKVVELRLRFVALMAATGLVFAYWDTLWNHYEKWTRPPGEIHAAASDTEHFCPMHPTVVQSEPGSCPICGMPLSKRKKGEAEGLPEGVLSRVTLEPYRVAQAGVRTSEVGYAPLSETVTTVGSVEVDERQLKRISSKTKGMSRVEKLFVNYTGTKVEAGEPLAELYSPELYQAIQELLLAQRSTRERPRAQTALGRSVLGDPDELVALSREKLRLWGVAPAQIEQILREGKAEFKLPILSPIGGVLIRKGVVEGDYVAEGQAMFEVADLTHVWVKAQVYENQFALVRVGQAVEATVEAYPGEVFSGKVAFVDPVLNPATRTVTVRYDLENADLRLRPGMFATVTLKTPVADTPAFLARRTSIPAAGAARTASLTVEQQKLCLVTHAKLGSMGEPVPIEVEGRKLWMCCVGCEPKLKGEPAKYLARLAPAPKDEVLTVPESAVIDTGTRKVVYVEAEPGVFEGREVVLGPVSGDRYPVLDGLSPGETVAAQGSFLIDAENRLNPKAAGSQGDSPRPDAEATRSAAAHAAAGHRH; encoded by the coding sequence ATGTCCGTCCATGGACCTTCCCGTCCCTCCGATCCGGGTGCGCCCGAGCCTGCCGTCACTCCTGCGCCCGTCCCGGCCGGAGGGACGCCGCCGACCCGCTGGCAGAGGTTCCGCATGGTGGTGAAGGTCGTCGAGCTGAGGCTCCGCTTCGTCGCCCTGATGGCCGCCACCGGCCTCGTGTTCGCTTACTGGGACACGCTCTGGAATCACTACGAGAAGTGGACGCGCCCGCCGGGCGAGATCCACGCGGCGGCGTCGGACACCGAGCACTTCTGCCCGATGCACCCGACGGTCGTCCAGTCGGAGCCGGGCTCGTGCCCGATCTGCGGGATGCCGCTCTCGAAGCGGAAGAAGGGGGAGGCCGAGGGGCTCCCCGAGGGGGTGCTCTCGCGAGTCACCCTGGAACCGTACCGGGTGGCCCAGGCCGGGGTGCGGACGAGCGAGGTGGGCTACGCCCCGCTCTCGGAGACGGTCACGACCGTCGGCTCGGTCGAGGTGGACGAGCGGCAGTTGAAGCGCATCTCCTCGAAGACCAAGGGCATGTCCCGGGTCGAGAAGCTGTTCGTGAACTACACGGGCACGAAGGTGGAGGCCGGAGAACCGCTCGCCGAACTCTACAGTCCCGAGCTCTACCAGGCGATCCAGGAGCTGCTCCTCGCCCAGCGGTCGACTCGCGAGCGGCCTCGGGCCCAGACCGCGCTGGGCCGCTCGGTCCTGGGCGACCCGGACGAACTGGTCGCCCTGTCCCGGGAGAAGCTCCGGCTCTGGGGCGTCGCCCCGGCGCAGATCGAGCAGATCCTCCGCGAGGGGAAGGCCGAATTCAAGCTGCCGATCCTTTCCCCGATCGGCGGGGTGCTCATCCGGAAGGGCGTGGTCGAGGGGGATTACGTCGCCGAGGGCCAGGCGATGTTCGAGGTCGCCGACCTGACGCACGTCTGGGTCAAGGCGCAGGTCTATGAGAACCAGTTCGCGCTGGTGCGGGTGGGCCAGGCGGTGGAGGCGACCGTCGAGGCGTACCCCGGCGAGGTCTTCTCGGGGAAGGTCGCCTTCGTCGACCCGGTCTTGAATCCGGCGACCCGCACCGTCACCGTCCGCTACGACCTTGAGAACGCGGACCTCCGCCTCCGTCCGGGGATGTTCGCGACGGTGACGCTCAAGACCCCGGTCGCGGACACCCCGGCCTTCCTCGCCCGGCGGACGTCGATCCCGGCCGCGGGCGCGGCCCGCACGGCGAGCCTCACCGTCGAGCAGCAGAAGCTCTGCCTCGTGACGCACGCCAAGCTCGGCTCGATGGGCGAGCCGGTCCCGATCGAGGTCGAGGGGCGGAAGCTCTGGATGTGCTGCGTGGGCTGCGAGCCGAAGCTCAAGGGGGAGCCCGCGAAGTACCTCGCCCGGCTCGCGCCGGCCCCGAAGGACGAGGTCCTCACCGTGCCCGAATCGGCGGTCATCGACACCGGGACCAGGAAAGTCGTCTACGTCGAGGCGGAGCCCGGCGTCTTCGAGGGTCGCGAGGTCGTCCTCGGGCCCGTCTCCGGCGACCGCTACCCGGTGCTCGACGGCCTCTCCCCCGGGGAGACGGTGGCGGCCCAGGGCTCGTTCCTGATCGACGCCGAGAACCGGCTGAATCCGAAGGCGGCGGGCTCGCAAGGCGACTCGCCCCGGCCCGACGCCGAAGCCACCCGGTCGGCCGCGGCGCACGCCGCGGCCGGCCACCGGCATTGA
- a CDS encoding efflux RND transporter permease subunit — translation MIENIVEWSIRNRFLVILASIAVGIAGFRALMTMPVDAIPDQSENQVIVFTDWMGRSPQEIEDQVTYPLTTKLQGLAGVKVVRSSSEFNFSMVNVIFDDSTDYYFARQRVLERLATVAPELPQGVTPYMAPDATAVGQIFWYTVEGEGTDLGELRAIQDWYVRYQLNSVPGVAEVASVGGAPREYQIDLDPNKLRSYGISLGEVYSAVQRSNSAVGGRVVHKGNAEYLIRSVGWIQNLDDLKDTVVAQRGGVPIDLKTIAAVQMGPGFKRSVLEKDGREVVGGVVMMRFGENPLEVTRKVKEKVTTLSAGLPEGVRIVPFYDRTPLINKALETVSDTVKEEIIISTVMIVLIMGHLGGAFVVSITLPLAILFSFLMMKIFGIPSNIMSLAGIAISVGILEDQAVVMTENAAHHLTRRFGDRRVTGNVLDVIIPACRTVGRPIFFSVLITIVSFLPVFALTGRSGKMFHPLAWTKTFALIGVAVLAITLVPALIPIFLRGRIKSEDESWLVRTMITIFKPMLSWLMDRTTLVCWLFACILGVGYLASTRLGSEFMPPLDEGSILDMPTSVPRMSVTQATQDLKARDAVLRGFPEVLMVVGKAGRAETATDPSPLDMVETIINLHDRELWPKRKLEFNDALIQTQAALAALEAGGVLKAPATKEEREAFLNEAAMEVVVWVDASLRELALMRLEEYRPTLGAELAGDAVDELLARVDPGLVRRKPTATEREDLAKALGAVHGARLALEPRFDDVTDVVKDASRRLVAFGVLEERPDLLSPTPSTWERATAAVGEVLGREKATLFTRVTERLVAAHEEKLKERTKSLNWELFDRAVGTGTWAAMEELTKRAGEKKLAARQATPDELEALRASLEKPFSDRLFLWRKSKQDLVDEMGTALQVPGWGNIFTQPIINRIEMLATGVRTPVGVKVFGDDLQEIQRVSLEIADVLRGVRGANGVVPDQIVGKGYVEVDIDRKKAARYGIQVGDIQDVVEVAMGGKPLTVTVEGRRRFPVRVRYARDFRTDEEALKNTLVAARGATGAAGADAAGGMGMGGGAPPSAPDAPPVQVPLSEVATVRVVEGPSMIKSENGLLRAYVQLTVTGRDEVGFVEEARRVVADEVKLPAGMYVEWAGQFENELKTRKTLQLVFPAVIAVIVLILYLTYKSWIDAMLMMTAVLGALAGGAMFQWLFGFNFSVAVWVGYIACFGMATETGIVMLVYLREAIAERGGLEGIGSVEELKEAILEGAIHRLRPKLLTEGTTIISIAPMLWASGVGSEVIRPMAAPVLGGLLIADEVIDIFLPVLYFAVKKWQWRKIHHVGLFEPNNRVAVAT, via the coding sequence ATGATCGAGAACATCGTCGAGTGGTCGATCCGGAACCGCTTCCTCGTCATCCTCGCCTCCATCGCGGTCGGGATCGCGGGCTTCCGCGCGCTGATGACCATGCCCGTGGACGCCATCCCGGACCAGTCCGAGAACCAGGTGATCGTCTTCACCGACTGGATGGGCCGGAGCCCCCAGGAGATCGAGGACCAGGTCACCTACCCGCTGACGACGAAGCTCCAGGGCCTGGCGGGGGTCAAGGTGGTCCGCTCGTCGAGCGAGTTCAACTTCTCGATGGTCAACGTCATCTTCGACGACTCGACCGACTACTACTTCGCCCGCCAGCGCGTGCTCGAACGGCTCGCGACCGTCGCCCCCGAACTCCCCCAGGGCGTGACCCCGTACATGGCGCCCGACGCCACGGCCGTGGGCCAGATCTTCTGGTACACCGTCGAGGGGGAGGGGACCGACCTCGGCGAGCTACGCGCCATCCAGGACTGGTACGTCCGCTACCAGCTCAACTCCGTCCCCGGCGTGGCCGAAGTCGCGTCGGTGGGGGGCGCCCCGCGCGAGTACCAGATCGACCTCGACCCCAACAAGCTCCGCTCCTACGGGATCAGCCTGGGCGAGGTCTACTCGGCCGTCCAGCGCTCGAACTCCGCCGTCGGCGGCCGGGTCGTCCACAAGGGGAACGCCGAGTACCTCATCCGCTCCGTCGGCTGGATCCAGAACCTCGACGACCTGAAGGACACCGTCGTCGCCCAGCGCGGCGGCGTCCCCATAGACCTGAAGACGATCGCCGCCGTCCAGATGGGCCCGGGGTTCAAGCGGAGCGTCCTGGAGAAGGACGGCCGGGAAGTCGTCGGCGGCGTGGTGATGATGCGCTTCGGCGAGAACCCGCTCGAAGTGACGCGGAAGGTGAAGGAGAAGGTCACGACGCTCTCGGCCGGGCTCCCCGAGGGGGTGCGGATCGTGCCGTTTTACGACCGCACGCCGCTCATCAACAAGGCGCTCGAGACGGTCTCCGACACGGTGAAGGAAGAGATCATCATCTCCACGGTGATGATCGTGCTGATCATGGGGCACCTGGGCGGGGCGTTCGTCGTCTCGATCACGCTCCCGCTGGCGATCCTCTTCAGCTTCCTCATGATGAAGATCTTCGGCATCCCCTCGAACATCATGAGCCTGGCGGGGATCGCGATCTCGGTCGGCATCCTGGAGGACCAGGCGGTGGTGATGACCGAGAACGCGGCGCACCACCTCACGCGCCGGTTCGGGGACCGCCGAGTCACGGGGAACGTGCTGGACGTCATCATCCCGGCCTGCCGCACGGTGGGCCGCCCGATCTTCTTCTCGGTGCTCATCACTATCGTCTCGTTCCTGCCGGTGTTCGCGCTCACCGGCCGCTCGGGGAAGATGTTCCACCCGCTGGCGTGGACCAAGACGTTCGCGCTGATCGGCGTGGCGGTGCTCGCCATCACGCTCGTCCCGGCGCTCATCCCCATCTTCCTCAGGGGCCGCATCAAGTCCGAGGACGAGAGCTGGCTGGTCAGGACGATGATCACCATCTTCAAGCCGATGCTCTCCTGGCTGATGGACCGCACCACGCTCGTCTGCTGGCTGTTCGCCTGCATCCTCGGCGTGGGCTATCTCGCCTCGACCCGGCTCGGCAGCGAGTTCATGCCCCCCCTGGACGAGGGCTCGATCCTCGACATGCCGACGAGCGTCCCGCGGATGTCGGTCACCCAGGCGACCCAGGACCTGAAGGCGCGGGACGCGGTGCTCCGCGGCTTCCCCGAGGTACTGATGGTGGTCGGCAAGGCGGGCCGGGCGGAGACCGCGACCGACCCGTCGCCGCTCGACATGGTGGAGACCATCATCAATCTCCATGACCGCGAACTCTGGCCGAAGCGGAAGCTCGAGTTCAACGACGCCCTGATCCAGACTCAGGCCGCGCTGGCGGCGCTCGAGGCCGGGGGCGTCCTCAAGGCCCCGGCGACGAAGGAGGAGCGGGAGGCCTTCCTGAACGAGGCGGCGATGGAAGTCGTCGTCTGGGTCGACGCCTCGCTGCGGGAGTTGGCGCTCATGCGGCTCGAGGAGTACCGCCCGACGCTCGGGGCCGAGCTCGCGGGCGACGCCGTCGACGAGCTGCTGGCGCGCGTCGACCCGGGACTGGTCCGCCGCAAGCCCACCGCGACCGAGCGGGAGGACCTCGCGAAGGCGCTCGGCGCCGTCCATGGTGCACGCCTGGCGCTCGAGCCCAGGTTCGACGACGTGACCGATGTGGTCAAGGACGCATCGCGGAGGCTGGTCGCCTTCGGCGTCCTGGAGGAGCGTCCCGACCTGCTCTCGCCGACCCCGAGCACGTGGGAGCGGGCGACCGCCGCCGTGGGCGAGGTGCTGGGCAGGGAGAAGGCGACGCTCTTCACGCGAGTGACCGAGAGGCTCGTCGCCGCCCACGAGGAGAAGCTGAAGGAGCGGACGAAGTCGCTCAACTGGGAGCTGTTCGACCGGGCCGTCGGCACCGGCACCTGGGCCGCGATGGAGGAGCTGACGAAGCGGGCCGGCGAGAAGAAGCTCGCGGCCCGCCAGGCGACCCCGGACGAACTCGAGGCGCTGCGGGCCTCGCTCGAGAAGCCGTTCTCCGACCGCCTCTTCCTCTGGCGGAAGTCGAAGCAGGACCTCGTCGACGAGATGGGCACGGCGCTCCAGGTCCCCGGCTGGGGGAACATCTTCACCCAGCCGATCATCAACCGCATCGAGATGCTGGCGACCGGCGTGCGCACGCCGGTCGGCGTGAAGGTTTTCGGGGACGACCTCCAGGAGATCCAGCGTGTGAGCCTCGAGATCGCCGACGTGCTCCGCGGCGTGCGGGGCGCGAACGGCGTGGTGCCAGACCAGATCGTCGGCAAGGGCTACGTCGAGGTGGACATCGACCGCAAGAAGGCGGCCCGCTACGGCATCCAGGTCGGCGACATCCAGGACGTGGTCGAGGTCGCCATGGGCGGCAAGCCGCTGACGGTGACCGTCGAGGGACGAAGGCGCTTCCCCGTCCGCGTGCGCTACGCACGCGACTTCCGCACCGACGAGGAGGCGCTCAAGAACACCCTCGTCGCGGCGCGGGGCGCGACGGGCGCCGCCGGGGCGGATGCGGCCGGCGGGATGGGCATGGGCGGCGGCGCCCCCCCCTCGGCGCCGGACGCGCCGCCGGTCCAGGTGCCGCTGTCCGAGGTCGCGACGGTCCGCGTCGTCGAGGGGCCGTCGATGATCAAGAGCGAGAACGGGCTCCTCCGCGCCTACGTCCAGCTCACGGTCACAGGCCGCGACGAGGTCGGTTTCGTCGAGGAGGCGAGGCGGGTCGTCGCCGACGAGGTGAAGCTCCCGGCGGGGATGTACGTCGAGTGGGCGGGGCAATTCGAAAACGAGCTCAAGACGCGCAAGACCTTGCAACTGGTCTTCCCGGCGGTCATCGCGGTGATCGTGCTGATCCTGTACCTGACCTACAAGAGCTGGATCGACGCGATGCTCATGATGACGGCCGTGCTCGGCGCGCTCGCCGGGGGGGCCATGTTCCAGTGGCTCTTCGGCTTCAATTTCTCGGTCGCGGTCTGGGTGGGCTACATCGCCTGCTTCGGCATGGCGACCGAGACCGGCATCGTGATGCTCGTGTATCTCCGGGAGGCCATCGCCGAGCGCGGCGGGCTCGAGGGCATCGGCTCCGTCGAGGAGCTCAAGGAAGCCATCCTCGAAGGGGCCATCCACCGCCTCCGCCCGAAGCTGCTCACGGAGGGGACGACGATCATCTCGATCGCTCCCATGCTCTGGGCGAGCGGCGTCGGCTCCGAGGTCATCCGGCCGATGGCCGCGCCGGTGCTCGGCGGGCTGCTGATCGCCGACGAGGTCATCGACATCTTCCTCCCGGTCCTCTACTTCGCCGTGAAGAAGTGGCAGTGGCGGAAGATCCACCACGTGGGACTTTTCGAGCCGAACAATCGGGTGGCCGTCGCGACCTGA
- a CDS encoding sialidase family protein gives MNRSNLRAGILLGVLASPFGLLSGATASEPVRVAASDGADRDAKQPQVAVDARGRIYVTFGRGGTVRLAASTDGGKTFDENTVGSVGALALGMRRGPRVTATDGSVVVTAIGGKEGKGRDGDVLAWRSQDGGKTWAGPSRVNAVEGSAREGLHGMAAAPDGKVFCTWLDLRSGKMEVYGSLSKDGGATWEPDALVYRSPDGSVCECCHPSAAFGPDGTLHVMWRNSLKGARDLYITNSSDGGKSFGPAEKLGRGSWPLNACPMDGGAVAAGPEGRVETVWMRAGAMFAARPGEAERSLGRGVQGWAAFGADGPYSVWLEERPGKLLALTPAADSPLILAERANDPVVAAAPNGRGPVVVAWEDKADGGILAHVFTPKAEEAPR, from the coding sequence ATGAATCGAAGCAACTTGCGAGCCGGAATTCTGCTCGGCGTCCTCGCCTCTCCGTTCGGGCTCCTCTCCGGAGCGACGGCGAGCGAGCCGGTGCGGGTCGCCGCGAGCGACGGGGCCGACCGGGACGCGAAACAGCCCCAGGTCGCGGTGGATGCGCGTGGGCGAATCTACGTCACCTTCGGCCGGGGGGGCACGGTCCGGCTCGCCGCCTCGACGGACGGCGGGAAGACGTTCGACGAGAACACCGTCGGTTCCGTCGGCGCGCTCGCGCTCGGCATGCGTCGCGGGCCGCGCGTCACCGCCACGGACGGCTCGGTCGTCGTCACGGCGATCGGCGGGAAGGAAGGGAAAGGCCGAGACGGCGACGTGCTCGCCTGGCGCTCGCAGGACGGCGGGAAGACCTGGGCCGGGCCGAGCCGGGTGAATGCGGTCGAAGGCTCCGCCCGCGAGGGGCTCCACGGCATGGCCGCCGCTCCCGACGGGAAGGTCTTCTGCACCTGGCTCGACCTCCGGAGCGGAAAGATGGAAGTCTACGGCTCGCTCTCGAAGGACGGCGGAGCGACCTGGGAGCCCGACGCCCTGGTCTACCGCTCGCCGGACGGGAGCGTCTGCGAGTGCTGCCATCCCTCGGCGGCCTTCGGCCCCGACGGCACGCTCCACGTCATGTGGCGAAACTCGTTGAAGGGGGCGCGCGATCTCTACATCACCAACTCCTCCGACGGCGGAAAGTCCTTCGGTCCGGCGGAGAAACTCGGTCGGGGGAGCTGGCCGCTCAACGCTTGCCCGATGGACGGCGGGGCGGTCGCCGCGGGACCCGAGGGCCGGGTCGAGACGGTGTGGATGCGGGCCGGGGCGATGTTCGCGGCGAGGCCGGGCGAAGCCGAGCGGTCGCTCGGTCGCGGGGTCCAGGGCTGGGCCGCGTTCGGCGCCGACGGGCCGTACTCGGTCTGGCTCGAGGAGCGGCCGGGCAAGCTCCTCGCACTCACGCCCGCTGCGGACTCGCCGCTGATCCTCGCCGAACGAGCGAACGATCCGGTGGTCGCCGCCGCGCCGAACGGCCGCGGTCCCGTCGTCGTCGCCTGGGAAGACAAGGCGGACGGCGGCATCCTCGCCCACGTGTTCACGCCGAAAGCGGAGGAGGCCCCTCGCTGA
- a CDS encoding PP2C family protein-serine/threonine phosphatase, whose product MTLRYKFVLPVNVILVLVLGASLAWEWRRQEATGLLLLRSRLDEEARFVHAAHVTFGASPRFQAFLARFCHAFDPSASPEHQVALLDEDGRVAAEAAEHARRPMDVRRLAAAGDGFQTREHDGDTFLVRISDVGKERVVVAESTRAVREHVRANLRRQAVWFLGAGVLLLGAVNVVMRRAVLRPIRRISRAVRQLERGRLGVEVASPNGDELGALARQFNAMSRTLADRAEDDRREMETARRVQAHLLPPQKLRLGCVEAAGRCLPTGPVGGDLYDVQLLPDGRVGVLVVDMSGHNVAAALHTAMVRSIVWREAADADGPGEILARLNERLCRDLPEEHFATAFYASFDPWTGCLRYANAGHPPALLRHPAGPIRELGPTMPLLGILPDTPPTDETVDLEPGSRLLAYSDGLVEVADSSGRIWGGAELEAILSAHEDATLDDLVARLFKRREEVAAWNSPQDDVTVVFIEYQPSASGHHTATAEAQSGWNR is encoded by the coding sequence ATGACGCTGCGATACAAGTTCGTCCTGCCGGTCAACGTCATCCTGGTGCTGGTCCTCGGCGCCTCGCTCGCCTGGGAGTGGCGGCGCCAGGAGGCGACGGGGCTGCTGCTCCTCCGCTCTCGGCTCGACGAAGAGGCCCGCTTCGTGCATGCGGCGCACGTCACGTTCGGGGCGTCGCCGCGCTTCCAGGCGTTCCTCGCCCGGTTCTGCCACGCATTCGACCCCTCCGCATCGCCCGAACACCAGGTGGCGCTGCTCGACGAGGACGGCCGGGTGGCGGCCGAAGCCGCCGAGCATGCACGCCGGCCGATGGACGTCCGCCGGCTCGCCGCCGCCGGAGACGGGTTCCAGACGCGCGAGCATGACGGCGACACGTTCCTCGTCCGGATCTCGGACGTCGGCAAGGAGCGGGTGGTCGTCGCCGAGTCGACGCGTGCGGTGCGTGAGCACGTGAGGGCGAACCTCCGGCGGCAGGCGGTCTGGTTCCTCGGGGCCGGGGTCCTCCTCCTGGGCGCGGTGAACGTCGTCATGCGCCGTGCGGTGCTCCGCCCGATCCGGCGCATCTCCCGGGCCGTGCGACAACTCGAACGCGGGCGGCTCGGGGTCGAGGTCGCCTCGCCGAACGGAGATGAGCTGGGGGCGCTCGCCCGGCAGTTCAACGCCATGTCCCGCACCCTCGCGGACCGGGCGGAGGACGATCGGCGTGAGATGGAGACGGCCCGCCGGGTCCAGGCGCATCTCCTGCCGCCGCAGAAGCTCCGGCTCGGCTGCGTGGAGGCCGCCGGGCGTTGCCTCCCCACGGGTCCGGTGGGGGGCGATCTCTACGACGTCCAACTGCTTCCCGACGGTCGCGTCGGCGTGCTCGTCGTCGACATGTCCGGCCACAACGTCGCCGCGGCGCTCCATACGGCGATGGTGCGGTCGATCGTCTGGCGCGAGGCTGCAGATGCCGACGGGCCCGGCGAGATCCTCGCCCGGCTCAACGAGCGGCTCTGTCGCGACCTCCCGGAGGAGCACTTCGCCACCGCGTTCTACGCCTCGTTCGACCCGTGGACCGGGTGCCTCCGCTACGCGAACGCCGGACACCCGCCGGCCCTGCTGCGGCACCCGGCGGGGCCTATCCGCGAGCTGGGGCCGACGATGCCGCTCCTCGGCATCCTCCCCGACACGCCCCCGACCGACGAGACCGTGGACCTCGAGCCCGGCTCGCGCCTCCTCGCCTATTCGGACGGCCTCGTCGAGGTCGCCGACTCGTCGGGTCGGATTTGGGGCGGGGCGGAGCTGGAGGCGATCCTCTCGGCGCATGAGGACGCGACGCTCGACGACCTGGTCGCACGCCTCTTCAAACGCCGGGAGGAGGTCGCCGCCTGGAACTCGCCCCAGGACGATGTGACCGTGGTCTTCATCGAGTACCAGCCGTCGGCGTCGGGACACCACACCGCGACGGCCGAGGCCCAATCCGGGTGGAACCGGTGA
- a CDS encoding PEP-CTERM sorting domain-containing protein yields MSRIQRHWVPSVLGALLLGWSCWTPTASAGPVNYTFTESTKQFTYTITGGDFDSDETHADARGVDWSITTNVTEDAGFVNDVLSINWTAQHLIPPDGEGPNVNIFSDGFIVDADDFTPGVHTVTKGINQPIDLPHVGNGFKHVDRFTAKLTFTVETTLNFDDITGYTFVLTGQHLAVPEPGTLAMGLVGLGAVAGYGWRTSRSARRGR; encoded by the coding sequence ATGAGTCGCATCCAACGCCATTGGGTCCCCTCGGTCCTGGGGGCGCTTTTGCTGGGGTGGTCGTGCTGGACGCCCACGGCGTCGGCGGGGCCCGTCAACTACACCTTCACGGAGAGCACGAAGCAGTTCACCTACACCATTACGGGGGGGGACTTCGATTCGGACGAAACCCATGCGGACGCCAGGGGCGTCGACTGGTCGATCACGACGAACGTCACGGAGGACGCCGGGTTCGTCAACGACGTCCTGTCGATCAACTGGACCGCGCAGCACCTGATCCCGCCCGACGGCGAGGGGCCCAACGTCAACATCTTCTCGGACGGCTTCATCGTCGATGCGGACGACTTCACGCCGGGCGTGCACACGGTGACGAAGGGGATCAACCAGCCTATCGACCTGCCCCACGTCGGGAACGGCTTCAAGCACGTCGACCGGTTCACGGCGAAGCTCACGTTCACGGTCGAAACGACCCTGAACTTCGACGACATCACGGGGTACACCTTCGTCCTCACCGGGCAACATCTCGCGGTCCCCGAGCCCGGAACCCTCGCGATGGGCCTCGTCGGACTCGGAGCGGTCGCGGGCTACGGCTGGCGGACCAGCCGGTCCGCGAGGAGGGGGCGATGA
- a CDS encoding basic secretory protein-like protein produces MLRAGFVHSVFVVGLASFSQAAEAPVGARVESTLATAGERIRQDAFDGDDATSYATEPATAGDHAVALVFDEPVLVKSIEVRTGGDDGAGRVDGGTLEGSADGRAFEKLADFHEGVAKADPKRKLKAVRVVPEKGSGGPLAIREFVVDSDPAVRRFAFPVEVVVDELDAPGMRGWAEKAARECERFYDRINEALRSDGYKPPRVIRMSLKDGIDVPAYAGGDRVTGSVKWFKDHPDDVGAMIHETTHIVQNYRGRRNPGWLVEGVADYVRFVLYEPENIGGLNPQRAKYDDSYRVTARYLDYIVRKYDEDFVLKLNKTMREGKYSDGLFKEATGKTKEELGAEWKASLVK; encoded by the coding sequence ATGCTCCGCGCTGGATTCGTGCACTCTGTATTCGTCGTCGGCCTGGCATCGTTCTCGCAAGCCGCCGAGGCCCCGGTGGGGGCGAGGGTCGAATCGACGCTCGCCACGGCTGGCGAGCGGATCCGCCAGGACGCGTTCGACGGCGACGACGCGACCTCTTACGCGACCGAGCCGGCGACCGCCGGAGACCACGCGGTCGCCCTGGTCTTCGACGAGCCGGTGCTGGTCAAGTCGATCGAGGTCCGCACCGGGGGCGACGATGGCGCGGGGCGGGTCGACGGCGGGACGCTCGAAGGATCGGCGGACGGCCGGGCGTTCGAGAAGCTGGCGGACTTCCACGAGGGGGTCGCGAAGGCCGACCCGAAGCGCAAGCTCAAGGCCGTCCGGGTCGTCCCGGAAAAGGGGTCGGGGGGGCCGCTGGCGATCCGCGAGTTCGTCGTGGACTCGGACCCGGCGGTGCGGCGGTTCGCTTTCCCGGTCGAGGTCGTCGTCGACGAACTGGACGCGCCCGGGATGCGGGGCTGGGCCGAAAAGGCGGCCCGTGAATGCGAGCGGTTTTACGACCGCATCAACGAGGCCCTGCGCAGCGATGGATACAAGCCGCCCCGCGTCATCCGGATGTCGCTCAAGGACGGGATCGACGTCCCGGCCTATGCCGGCGGAGATCGGGTCACGGGCTCCGTCAAGTGGTTCAAGGACCATCCGGACGACGTCGGCGCCATGATCCACGAGACGACCCACATCGTCCAGAACTATCGGGGTCGGCGCAACCCCGGCTGGCTGGTCGAGGGGGTCGCCGACTACGTCCGCTTCGTCCTGTATGAGCCGGAGAACATCGGCGGCCTCAATCCCCAGCGGGCCAAGTACGACGACAGCTACCGCGTCACCGCCCGCTACCTCGATTACATCGTCCGCAAATACGACGAGGACTTCGTCCTCAAGCTGAACAAGACCATGCGAGAGGGGAAGTACTCCGACGGCCTCTTCAAGGAGGCGACCGGCAAGACGAAGGAAGAACTGGGCGCCGAGTGGAAAGCGTCGCTCGTCAAGTGA